The proteins below are encoded in one region of Candidatus Thiodiazotropha sp. LNASS1:
- a CDS encoding multicopper oxidase domain-containing protein, with product MKSIFKKPGRFISFLMLGLAGVFSAPLTHAAHDIRGITGPTFNLYAYPFNMNLPEGTSLYMWGFGDMDGGANATHAAGDGYALPQYPAPTLIVTEGDSVTINIANYGVPEPVGIVVTGHNASGSCAPFPGGGPSTCTAGLVTSSADINEAVTYTFTAGSPGTYIYHSLDGSNPGLHVEMGLLGVMIVRPADFGAGPNRTAYGVDTGTQYDQENLYLMTEVDPEIHLQMERGHRSHFTHSDRHAKIWFINGRVFPDLFQGDYNPLFPHQPYEALAIAQPGDMVLVRNINAGHDSHPMHYHGENLTFIGRDGKMLSSDGIVSDLGRSDNTINSAPKQTVDALWTWTGKGLNWDIYGHDTGHVCIDTDNDGFGDVESGSTYDHEYCADHGKPLPVTLPGVGDLSLGGWWSGSPFLGDTGDLPPGEGGLNPFGGYFLVWHSHAEKELTTFDIFPGGSLGSVVIVPPGTPIE from the coding sequence ATGAAGAGCATATTCAAAAAACCTGGGCGGTTCATCAGCTTCCTTATGCTGGGCCTTGCAGGTGTCTTCAGTGCGCCGTTAACCCATGCGGCTCACGACATTCGCGGTATAACAGGTCCCACATTCAACCTGTATGCCTATCCCTTCAATATGAACCTGCCTGAAGGCACCAGTTTATATATGTGGGGTTTTGGTGATATGGATGGCGGTGCGAACGCCACCCATGCAGCGGGTGATGGTTATGCACTACCGCAATACCCGGCACCCACCCTGATTGTCACGGAAGGGGATAGCGTGACCATCAATATCGCCAATTATGGGGTTCCCGAACCGGTCGGTATCGTCGTTACAGGCCATAACGCGAGTGGGTCCTGTGCACCCTTTCCCGGCGGTGGTCCAAGCACCTGTACAGCAGGACTCGTGACCTCATCCGCTGATATCAATGAAGCGGTGACATACACCTTTACCGCAGGATCCCCAGGCACCTACATTTATCACAGCCTGGATGGCAGCAATCCCGGACTGCATGTAGAGATGGGGCTGTTGGGGGTGATGATTGTGCGTCCGGCTGATTTCGGTGCAGGTCCCAATCGCACCGCTTACGGTGTAGATACCGGTACACAGTACGATCAGGAGAATCTCTATCTTATGACAGAGGTTGATCCTGAAATTCACCTGCAGATGGAGCGTGGGCACAGAAGTCATTTCACCCACTCCGATCGGCATGCCAAGATCTGGTTTATCAACGGTCGGGTCTTTCCCGATCTGTTCCAGGGGGATTACAACCCGCTCTTTCCACATCAACCCTATGAGGCACTCGCAATAGCTCAACCGGGTGACATGGTATTGGTGCGTAATATCAATGCGGGACACGATTCCCACCCCATGCACTACCATGGCGAGAACCTCACCTTTATCGGTCGCGATGGGAAGATGTTGAGTTCAGACGGCATCGTTTCCGACCTGGGACGTTCCGACAATACTATCAACTCAGCGCCGAAACAGACTGTTGATGCACTCTGGACCTGGACCGGCAAGGGACTGAATTGGGATATCTATGGACATGATACCGGCCATGTCTGTATCGATACGGACAATGACGGATTTGGCGATGTTGAGTCCGGCTCCACCTATGATCACGAATATTGTGCCGATCATGGCAAACCGTTGCCGGTCACGCTGCCAGGTGTGGGCGATCTTTCACTCGGTGGCTGGTGGAGTGGTAGCCCATTCCTCGGCGATACAGGTGATCTGCCTCCCGGTGAAGGTGGTCTGAATCCCTTTGGCGGCTACTTTCTGGTGTGGCACTCACATGCGGAAAAGGAGCTGACCACATTCGATATCTTCCCCGGCGGCAGCTTGGGCTCCGTGGTTATTGTGCCTCCCGGCACACCCATCGAATAA
- a CDS encoding multicopper oxidase domain-containing protein — translation MKTYRKNILAGAIALTLLGFVGTASAVVNVQCPGDLDGDATVDVGPGHPDYNENAKCMHLIAGDSFAIMSDGNPLYTFGFGDKTGNGNTPDTVIGNGILAAEWPGPTIELDQGQEFFLNLTNVGTVIRPDLFDPHTVHFHGFPNASAAFDGVPEVSISINMGSTLTYYYNIVEPGTYIYHCHVEATEHMEMGMLANLYVHPIQDEIGCFDLVDNPGTAEYDPEPVPNGGCAPGTRKDPGSTGPTGYVYNDNDGSTAWDVEVALQFSSFDGNFHDASLFVQPLPFADLEGNYPQINGRGYPDTVSPGDLPAPTDNVTPVAGHPAGKVTGNPGEILNNGDPTQTMDSVIEVNQGERLLLRLSNVGLDRFWTITAMGLKMKIVGTGARQMRGSDGKNLYRETASLNFGGGETTDVIIDTADVAPGTYFLHATEVHQMSNATQLDGGMITEIVVN, via the coding sequence ATGAAAACTTATCGTAAAAACATACTTGCAGGGGCAATTGCCCTCACGTTGTTGGGGTTCGTTGGTACCGCCAGTGCCGTGGTCAATGTTCAGTGTCCAGGCGATTTAGACGGGGACGCAACTGTCGATGTTGGACCTGGCCATCCCGATTACAATGAGAATGCCAAATGTATGCATCTGATCGCCGGTGACAGCTTTGCAATCATGTCAGACGGCAATCCCTTGTATACCTTCGGTTTTGGTGACAAAACAGGGAATGGCAACACACCAGACACGGTGATCGGCAATGGTATCTTGGCGGCCGAGTGGCCTGGACCCACCATCGAACTGGATCAAGGGCAGGAGTTCTTTCTCAATCTGACCAACGTGGGTACTGTGATCCGACCCGATCTGTTCGATCCGCATACGGTTCATTTCCATGGCTTCCCCAACGCCTCCGCGGCTTTCGACGGTGTACCTGAGGTTTCGATCTCCATCAATATGGGATCGACACTGACCTACTACTACAACATCGTCGAGCCCGGTACTTATATCTATCACTGCCACGTGGAAGCCACTGAGCACATGGAGATGGGTATGTTGGCCAATCTCTACGTGCATCCGATTCAGGACGAGATCGGTTGTTTCGATTTGGTCGATAACCCGGGTACCGCGGAATATGATCCGGAACCTGTACCGAACGGCGGTTGTGCGCCGGGAACCCGAAAAGATCCAGGCAGCACCGGCCCGACAGGTTATGTCTACAACGACAACGACGGCTCCACGGCTTGGGATGTGGAAGTGGCGCTGCAGTTCTCAAGCTTCGATGGCAACTTCCATGACGCCAGTCTTTTCGTTCAGCCTCTGCCGTTTGCGGATCTTGAAGGTAATTATCCTCAGATCAACGGTCGAGGCTATCCGGATACGGTAAGCCCAGGCGATTTACCGGCACCTACCGATAACGTAACGCCGGTGGCAGGTCATCCTGCAGGTAAAGTGACTGGCAATCCCGGTGAAATCCTGAACAATGGCGATCCCACTCAGACGATGGATTCCGTCATTGAGGTCAATCAGGGCGAGCGTCTCTTGCTGCGTCTGTCGAATGTGGGCCTTGACCGCTTCTGGACCATCACTGCCATGGGTCTGAAGATGAAGATTGTCGGTACCGGTGCACGTCAGATGCGCGGAAGTGATGGCAAAAATCTCTACCGTGAAACGGCATCACTCAACTTCGGTGGCGGTGAGACCACCGATGTCATCATCGATACGGCCGATGTGGCACCTGGCACCTATTTCCTCCATGCCACCGAAGTACACCAGATGAGTAATGCGACACAGCTGGATGGCGGCATGATAACCGAGATTGTTGTCAACTGA
- a CDS encoding response regulator: MNTDKKTIIIAEDHNILRAGLKALLTSNPQFDVVGEADNGRDAIRRVIELKPDLVIMDLNMPGLNGMDAIREIKERMPDIKTLVLTVHNEEEYVLASLKAGANGYVLKDATQNELMTAAERVLNGKTYLSAEITEKVVNSYLNTNNISQEPVTRWDTVTQRERQILKLIAEGHTNKSMAEYLCISVKTVEKHRANLMKKLDLHSVSALTTYALDKGIISR, from the coding sequence ATGAATACGGACAAGAAAACAATCATCATAGCCGAAGACCATAATATTTTACGCGCCGGTCTGAAGGCACTGCTGACCTCCAACCCCCAGTTTGACGTGGTTGGAGAGGCCGATAACGGCCGTGACGCAATACGCCGTGTCATCGAGCTCAAACCCGATCTCGTGATCATGGACCTGAATATGCCGGGCCTCAATGGTATGGATGCTATACGTGAAATAAAAGAGCGCATGCCGGATATAAAAACACTGGTTCTGACAGTGCACAACGAAGAGGAGTATGTATTGGCCAGCCTGAAGGCCGGCGCCAACGGTTATGTATTGAAGGATGCCACACAGAACGAATTGATGACGGCGGCAGAACGGGTATTAAATGGCAAAACCTACTTGAGTGCGGAAATCACTGAAAAAGTGGTCAACAGCTATCTCAATACAAACAATATCAGTCAAGAGCCAGTCACGCGCTGGGACACCGTCACCCAAAGAGAACGGCAGATATTAAAGCTCATTGCCGAGGGCCACACCAATAAAAGCATGGCGGAATATCTCTGCATCAGTGTAAAGACAGTGGAGAAGCACCGGGCAAATCTGATGAAAAAGCTCGATTTACACAGCGTTTCGGCATTAACGACTTATGCGCTTGATAAGGGTATCATCAGCCGTTGA
- a CDS encoding sensor histidine kinase, whose amino-acid sequence MTLVKDKNLQSVGQSLLTLSASSITPGSQSPNTSTSKHDKSLIDSRHIAGVSELLDFAQFPNNRMGIEEEEKKRISRELHDGLGQLLTSMNLHIQRCLEGCNDQNVEDMLYDKHIESLNALSSMVKLAMDEVRTICSTIRPAILDDLGVIAAITWQCRQISQISTDFDVVAELGIDESEIPEELKTVIYRIVQESLNNALKYSRAKQVKVSLWHTHSAIQLTVEDDGVGFDPVEIKDRLGMGLMSMRERAESASGTLQVNAEVGRGVKICGSFPAKKITLNG is encoded by the coding sequence ATGACTTTGGTAAAAGATAAGAATCTACAATCAGTGGGGCAATCACTCCTGACACTATCTGCCTCTTCAATCACACCGGGATCACAATCTCCCAATACTTCCACATCAAAACACGATAAGTCTTTAATCGATTCCCGTCATATTGCAGGTGTTTCGGAACTGCTCGATTTCGCTCAATTTCCAAATAATCGAATGGGTATCGAGGAGGAAGAGAAAAAAAGGATCTCGAGGGAGCTGCATGACGGTTTAGGGCAACTACTGACCAGCATGAATCTGCACATCCAACGATGCCTGGAAGGGTGTAACGATCAGAATGTTGAAGACATGCTGTATGACAAACACATCGAGTCCCTTAACGCGCTTTCGTCGATGGTCAAACTTGCGATGGATGAAGTCAGGACAATTTGCAGTACGATTCGCCCCGCCATTCTGGACGACCTGGGTGTGATTGCAGCCATCACTTGGCAGTGTCGACAGATTTCTCAAATCAGTACTGATTTCGATGTGGTGGCCGAATTGGGTATCGACGAATCGGAGATACCGGAAGAGTTAAAGACAGTCATCTATCGCATTGTCCAGGAATCCTTGAACAATGCGTTGAAGTACTCGCGGGCAAAACAGGTCAAGGTCAGTCTGTGGCATACTCACAGCGCCATACAGCTGACTGTTGAAGATGACGGCGTCGGTTTTGATCCTGTCGAGATCAAAGATAGGCTGGGTATGGGCTTGATGAGCATGCGCGAGCGGGCGGAGTCGGCAAGCGGTACACTGCAGGTAAATGCGGAAGTGGGCCGGGGGGTTAAGATATGCGGTTCGTTTCCTGCGAAAAAGATCACTCTCAACGGCTGA
- the kdsB gene encoding 3-deoxy-manno-octulosonate cytidylyltransferase, with product MQFKVVIPARYASVRLPGKPLLELAGKPMIQHVFQRGVESGASEVVIATDDQRIADVCRSFSADVCMTSDNHRSGSDRIAEVVSMRGWADDEIIVNLQGDEPCMPAELLHQVAQDMDSHDAAAVTTLSTGITDRNKLFDPHVVKVVTDAQGYALYFSRAPIPWHRDEFINSDTPLPTDIGFARHIGLYAYRSGYLTRFVTLDHAPIERAESLEQLRVLWHGDRIHVSEAMIEPGHGVDTHDDLKRVSELL from the coding sequence ATGCAGTTCAAGGTCGTCATTCCAGCACGCTATGCCTCTGTCCGGCTTCCCGGTAAACCCTTATTGGAGCTGGCGGGCAAGCCAATGATTCAGCATGTTTTCCAGCGCGGGGTCGAGAGTGGCGCCAGTGAAGTCGTAATCGCCACAGACGATCAACGAATTGCCGATGTATGCCGCAGTTTTTCCGCCGATGTCTGCATGACTTCGGACAACCATCGCAGCGGTTCGGATCGGATCGCAGAGGTGGTATCGATGCGGGGCTGGGCAGACGATGAAATCATCGTCAATCTGCAGGGTGACGAACCCTGTATGCCGGCCGAGCTGCTGCATCAGGTTGCACAGGATATGGACAGCCATGATGCGGCCGCAGTGACAACGCTTTCTACAGGCATCACCGATCGCAATAAACTGTTCGATCCTCATGTGGTCAAGGTCGTCACCGACGCCCAAGGCTATGCACTCTATTTCAGTCGGGCGCCAATTCCCTGGCACCGGGATGAGTTTATCAACAGCGATACGCCCTTGCCCACCGATATCGGGTTTGCCCGACATATAGGCCTATATGCCTATCGATCCGGTTATCTCACCCGTTTCGTCACCCTGGATCATGCCCCGATAGAGCGGGCGGAGTCCCTGGAGCAATTAAGGGTCCTGTGGCACGGTGACCGGATACACGTAAGTGAGGCTATGATTGAACCCGGCCATGGTGTCGATACTCACGACGATCTGAAGCGGGTTTCCGAGCTTCTGTAG
- a CDS encoding Trm112 family protein: MDRKLLDILVCPLCKGKLTYQKKAAELICPVDRLAFPIRDDIPVMLEDEARKLPEDEEISPEGRS, from the coding sequence ATGGACAGAAAACTGCTTGATATTCTGGTTTGCCCACTCTGCAAGGGAAAACTTACCTATCAGAAAAAAGCCGCCGAGCTGATCTGTCCCGTTGACCGGCTGGCGTTTCCGATTCGGGATGATATACCTGTTATGCTGGAAGATGAGGCCAGAAAACTGCCTGAGGACGAGGAGATTTCCCCAGAAGGCCGCAGCTGA
- the lpxK gene encoding tetraacyldisaccharide 4'-kinase — MNAIEASWRGWSGLTLLLLPLSGVFCLVSAIRRLFFRVGLLSSVSLEVPVIVVGNITVGGTGKTPLVIWLAEKLQQWGYKPGIVTRGYGGGSDRWPCEVKQNTSAKQVGDEAVLLQRRTGCPVYAGPDRPAAARQLLTDHQCDLIISDDGLQHYALARDLEIVVIDGERWFGNGLCLPAGPLRERRGRLVEADLVIVNGASKGCEYSMHLKATDAVALDRRGESRALIQFKNDRLHAIAGIGHPDRFFNMLEGFGLKFERHPFPDHHAFTPDDLQPFSSQTVLMTEKDAVKCELFAQPSHWYVPVMAGVDDGFEEALMTLTKRLKDGQKTA, encoded by the coding sequence TTGAACGCAATAGAGGCATCCTGGCGTGGCTGGAGTGGCCTGACCCTGTTGTTGCTCCCCCTGTCCGGGGTTTTCTGTCTGGTCAGCGCTATCCGTCGCTTGTTTTTTCGTGTCGGGTTATTGAGTAGCGTTTCTCTCGAGGTACCGGTCATTGTGGTCGGTAACATCACCGTGGGAGGGACAGGAAAGACTCCTCTGGTGATCTGGTTGGCCGAAAAATTACAGCAGTGGGGATACAAACCGGGCATCGTCACCAGGGGATATGGTGGTGGTTCGGATCGATGGCCCTGTGAAGTCAAACAGAACACTTCCGCCAAACAGGTGGGCGACGAGGCCGTTTTACTCCAACGGCGGACCGGTTGTCCGGTTTACGCCGGGCCGGATCGACCGGCAGCAGCACGACAGTTGTTGACCGATCATCAGTGCGATCTGATTATCTCCGATGACGGTCTGCAGCACTATGCTTTGGCAAGAGATCTGGAGATTGTGGTCATCGATGGGGAGCGCTGGTTCGGTAATGGTCTCTGTCTTCCGGCAGGACCTCTGCGCGAAAGGAGAGGACGGCTTGTCGAAGCCGATCTGGTGATCGTCAATGGTGCCTCGAAGGGGTGTGAATACAGTATGCATCTGAAGGCTACCGATGCAGTCGCACTGGATCGCCGTGGTGAATCGAGAGCGTTGATCCAATTCAAAAATGATCGCCTGCATGCGATCGCCGGAATCGGCCATCCTGACAGATTCTTCAATATGCTGGAAGGATTCGGACTGAAATTCGAGCGCCACCCTTTTCCTGATCACCATGCCTTCACCCCCGACGATTTACAGCCTTTTTCAAGTCAGACTGTTCTCATGACAGAGAAAGATGCGGTAAAGTGCGAGCTATTCGCACAACCAAGCCACTGGTACGTGCCGGTCATGGCTGGAGTGGATGATGGTTTTGAGGAAGCACTGATGACACTGACGAAAAGGCTGAAAGATGGACAGAAAACTGCTTGA
- a CDS encoding biopolymer transporter ExbD — protein MNLRPSPRKSPGVDVTPLIDVVFLLLIFFMVSTTFERESQIMIELPEATGEEVEHKKDELDITINISGTFFVNQREVVNTEIETLKQAIRNAIGDQHDLPVIINADARTPHQSVMTAMDAASQLGLTKMTFSAHRPISE, from the coding sequence ATGAATCTCCGGCCGTCGCCGCGCAAATCACCCGGAGTGGATGTAACGCCACTTATTGATGTGGTCTTTCTGCTGCTGATATTTTTCATGGTCTCCACGACTTTCGAGCGTGAAAGTCAGATCATGATCGAGCTCCCCGAAGCGACAGGAGAGGAAGTCGAACATAAGAAAGACGAACTGGATATCACCATCAATATATCCGGTACCTTCTTCGTCAATCAGCGTGAAGTCGTCAATACGGAAATAGAAACCCTCAAACAAGCCATCAGAAATGCGATTGGCGATCAGCACGATCTTCCGGTCATCATCAATGCCGACGCCAGAACACCGCACCAATCGGTGATGACGGCAATGGATGCGGCAAGCCAGTTGGGGCTGACGAAGATGACCTTTTCCGCCCATCGTCCGATCAGCGAGTGA
- a CDS encoding MotA/TolQ/ExbB proton channel family protein has protein sequence MLELVKSGGWLMLPIIACSIVALGIVLERLWSLQRKRVMPEYLMRQILQLHKDDKLNLADLDKLKDSSPLGKILAAGLINRDHSKEVMKEAIEEVGRQVVHELERYLNTLGTIASISPLLGLLGTVIGMIKVFSVIVTAGVGDPGVLAGGISEALITTAAGLSVAIPSLMFHRYFSGLIDRFVIGMEEQALKLVEVIHGERELR, from the coding sequence GTGCTAGAACTGGTAAAGTCCGGCGGATGGCTCATGCTGCCCATCATCGCGTGCTCCATTGTCGCGCTGGGGATCGTCTTGGAGAGGCTGTGGTCGCTACAGCGAAAGCGGGTCATGCCCGAATACCTGATGAGGCAGATCCTGCAACTGCACAAGGATGACAAGCTCAATCTGGCGGATCTCGATAAACTGAAAGACAGCTCTCCCCTGGGGAAGATTCTGGCTGCCGGATTAATCAACCGGGATCACAGCAAAGAGGTGATGAAGGAAGCCATCGAAGAGGTCGGGCGGCAGGTGGTGCATGAACTCGAACGCTATCTCAACACCCTTGGTACCATAGCTTCGATCTCGCCATTGCTCGGTCTGTTGGGCACCGTAATCGGTATGATCAAAGTGTTCAGCGTCATCGTCACTGCGGGGGTCGGAGATCCCGGGGTCTTGGCGGGTGGTATTTCCGAAGCGCTGATCACCACGGCCGCCGGCCTCTCAGTGGCTATACCGAGTTTGATGTTTCATCGTTATTTCAGTGGTCTGATCGACAGGTTTGTGATCGGCATGGAAGAACAGGCGCTCAAACTGGTCGAGGTGATCCATGGGGAGCGGGAGTTGAGATGA
- a CDS encoding DNA internalization-related competence protein ComEC/Rec2, whose product MNLILIAFVVGATLFHQLQILPETWWMAVLIPLVFFWRVRRLRPLIAFLVGGGWTLLFATNHLQHRLPAELEGGDMVVEAVIASLPKRQGRLTGFQADVKQLFDSHGNVVPLTRLQLSWYGLRDTLRVGETWRLKVRLKRPRGMQNPAGADLERWMFSQGVQAKGYVRKWHGNRILESGTHHAWIDRLRQTIALQLDQRVRQPDAVSLLKALAIGDKRGIGTEQWRVFSTTGTNHLVAISGLHIGIVAGWLLFVSQWLWRRSERLTLRIPAIKAGSVVALAGAFVYAALAGFSLPTQRALLMLFTTLGSVILGQRVQPGRSLVLAMFMVVIMDPMATLSAGFWLSFGAVAVIIMSAGGRIDCWTGWRQMIRVQWFVTLGLVPVLLLFFDQASLISLIVNLIMVPWFTLILVPMVLFGLPMLTVPLMAGWWFGLLGWLAAHTYQFLVWFSTLPYAMFTLPVAAVWCWIVAIIGFLLLLIPAGIPARGLAIWLIAPLILVKPVRPAHGELWFTLLDVGQGLACVIETERHVMVYDTGPAYATGFNTAESVLIPYLRSRGHASVDRLVLSNGDRDHAGGYSALKQAVEVADSLAGEPERIAQIRDCQAGEKWHWDGVSFTVLHPDRSERFKHANDRSCVVQVAVGDWRILLPGDIEERGEGALLRHYAGDLASDIVVAPHHGSATSSTLPFVNAVAPDWVLVSSGYRNSYGFPKNEVVQRWRQQGAVILNTAETGAIQFRISRDQQEIEPRLYRKHNSRYWSE is encoded by the coding sequence GTGAATTTAATTCTGATCGCATTTGTGGTCGGTGCAACACTATTTCATCAACTTCAGATCCTGCCTGAAACATGGTGGATGGCTGTACTCATACCACTGGTCTTTTTCTGGCGTGTCCGTCGTCTGCGACCCTTGATTGCATTTCTGGTCGGAGGAGGGTGGACGCTTCTGTTCGCTACCAATCACCTGCAGCACAGGCTTCCAGCCGAATTGGAAGGCGGGGATATGGTGGTGGAGGCTGTTATTGCATCCCTGCCAAAGCGTCAGGGCCGATTGACAGGATTTCAAGCGGATGTGAAGCAGCTGTTTGACAGTCATGGCAATGTGGTTCCACTGACCCGTCTGCAACTCAGTTGGTATGGCCTACGCGATACACTTCGTGTCGGTGAAACCTGGCGCTTGAAAGTCAGGTTGAAACGACCAAGAGGCATGCAAAACCCGGCCGGGGCGGACCTCGAACGGTGGATGTTCAGCCAGGGAGTGCAGGCCAAGGGATATGTCAGAAAGTGGCACGGCAACCGGATCCTGGAAAGCGGGACGCACCATGCGTGGATAGACAGGTTGCGCCAGACCATAGCGCTGCAGCTGGATCAGCGGGTTCGACAGCCTGACGCGGTGTCTCTTTTAAAGGCCTTGGCAATAGGGGACAAGCGGGGTATCGGAACGGAACAATGGCGTGTATTCAGTACCACCGGCACCAACCATCTGGTGGCCATATCAGGACTCCACATAGGCATAGTTGCCGGATGGTTGCTGTTCGTCAGCCAGTGGCTGTGGCGCCGTAGCGAGCGCCTGACTCTCAGAATCCCCGCCATCAAGGCAGGATCGGTCGTCGCATTGGCCGGGGCATTCGTCTATGCCGCGCTGGCTGGGTTTTCACTCCCCACTCAACGTGCCCTGCTGATGCTATTCACGACCCTCGGCAGCGTCATACTCGGACAGAGGGTTCAGCCGGGAAGAAGTCTTGTACTGGCAATGTTCATGGTGGTGATAATGGATCCCATGGCGACCCTGTCGGCTGGATTTTGGCTCTCCTTCGGCGCAGTCGCTGTGATTATCATGAGTGCCGGCGGACGCATCGATTGCTGGACAGGGTGGCGGCAGATGATACGGGTGCAGTGGTTCGTTACCCTGGGATTGGTGCCTGTTCTATTGCTGTTTTTCGACCAGGCGTCATTGATATCGCTGATCGTGAATTTGATTATGGTGCCTTGGTTTACCCTGATCCTGGTGCCCATGGTATTGTTCGGTCTGCCGATGCTGACGGTGCCGCTTATGGCTGGTTGGTGGTTTGGCCTGCTTGGATGGCTGGCTGCCCATACCTATCAGTTTCTGGTCTGGTTTTCCACGCTCCCCTATGCAATGTTCACCCTGCCTGTTGCTGCTGTTTGGTGCTGGATCGTGGCAATTATCGGTTTTCTGCTGCTCCTGATCCCCGCAGGTATACCGGCACGCGGATTGGCAATCTGGTTGATCGCCCCCTTGATTCTCGTTAAGCCGGTTCGCCCTGCCCATGGAGAGCTTTGGTTTACACTGTTGGATGTTGGGCAGGGCCTGGCCTGTGTCATTGAAACAGAGCGTCATGTTATGGTCTATGATACGGGGCCCGCGTACGCAACGGGATTCAATACCGCGGAATCGGTGCTTATTCCGTATTTAAGATCACGAGGGCACGCAAGTGTTGACCGGCTGGTGCTGAGTAATGGTGATCGTGACCATGCCGGTGGCTATAGTGCACTGAAACAGGCTGTGGAGGTTGCTGACAGCCTGGCGGGAGAACCCGAACGTATAGCACAGATACGGGACTGCCAGGCAGGTGAGAAGTGGCATTGGGATGGTGTGTCATTCACTGTGCTGCACCCGGACCGGAGTGAAAGATTCAAGCATGCAAACGATCGCTCCTGTGTGGTGCAGGTAGCTGTGGGTGATTGGCGCATATTGCTGCCGGGCGATATCGAGGAGCGGGGTGAAGGGGCATTGTTGAGACACTATGCCGGGGATCTGGCGTCAGATATTGTGGTTGCGCCTCATCATGGCTCGGCGACATCTTCTACACTGCCGTTCGTGAACGCTGTGGCGCCTGACTGGGTGCTTGTCTCAAGTGGTTATAGAAACAGCTATGGTTTCCCGAAAAATGAGGTTGTTCAGCGTTGGCGGCAACAGGGTGCAGTTATACTGAATACAGCTGAAACGGGGGCGATACAGTTTCGTATCAGTAGGGATCAGCAGGAGATCGAGCCCCGCCTCTATCGCAAACACAACAGCCGCTATTGGAGTGAATGA
- a CDS encoding DUF2062 domain-containing protein yields the protein MPKRFIKSLLPHHDTVRNHKHLRIFGSLMHDANLWHLNRHSVSGAFAVGLFMAFIPIPFQMVLAAAAAIFFRVNLPLSVALVWITNPITIPPMFFFAYWVGTLITGDTATLEPFHFSWEWIQNVGVEIWVPLLIGSLFCATVSSILGYSLILWIWRWHAVEKWKARRLRKKTRRSATTP from the coding sequence ATGCCCAAGAGATTTATTAAAAGCCTGTTACCCCACCACGACACGGTACGTAACCATAAGCATTTGAGGATTTTCGGCTCGCTGATGCATGACGCAAATCTGTGGCATCTCAACAGGCACTCCGTCTCAGGTGCGTTTGCGGTAGGTCTTTTTATGGCCTTCATTCCTATCCCGTTTCAAATGGTGCTCGCCGCAGCGGCAGCCATCTTTTTTCGCGTTAATCTCCCTCTCTCGGTAGCCCTGGTCTGGATCACCAATCCGATCACCATTCCTCCAATGTTTTTCTTCGCATATTGGGTGGGAACATTGATCACCGGCGATACAGCCACATTGGAGCCTTTCCATTTCAGTTGGGAATGGATACAGAATGTCGGGGTCGAGATCTGGGTTCCATTGCTCATCGGCAGCTTGTTCTGTGCCACGGTCTCATCCATACTGGGTTACAGTCTGATTTTATGGATATGGCGCTGGCATGCGGTGGAGAAATGGAAGGCCCGTCGCCTGAGAAAGAAAACCCGCCGATCAGCCACCACACCCTAG